Proteins from a single region of Malassezia restricta chromosome IV, complete sequence:
- a CDS encoding DNA-directed RNA polymerase III subunit RPC7 — MASGARRGGRSSAAMQKPNGLTYMEGAHLEEAYLKSDIKAVPVLDPPTEHERYVASLQLDVIRCQWDSPYWTQHTPKRSGDTRLLRYTDKYQPDRRGASSSSSFLQQVPLQKDVFPPHLWESFTSSETRRMERRAFPATGHTAAKIDWDNLHLEEKKNGEGEEEPPPESDEEDLGDYEDEDDDDYAQNYFDNGEDDDDMDADGGDEAAFD; from the coding sequence ATGGCTAGCGGTGCTCGGCGTGGCGGGCGTAGCTCTGCTGCCATGCAAAAGCCCAATGGACTCACATACATGGAAGGAGCACATTTGGAAGAGGCATATCTGAAGTCTGACATAAAAGCTGTACCTGTTTTGGATCCTCCAACCGAGCATGAGCGATATGTCGCGTCACTTCAGTTGGACGTAATTCGGTGTCAATGGGACTCGCCATACTGGACCCAACATACGCCAAAACGTTCTGGAGATACCCGACTACTGAGATATACGGACAAATATCAACCAGACAGACGGGgtgcgtcgtcatcatcatcatttCTTCAACAAGTGCCTCTGCAGAAGGACGTATTCCCACCGCATCTATGGGAAAGCTTTACTAGCAGCGAAACACGAAGAATGGAACGCCGCGCCTTCCCTGCAACAGGGCACACTGCTGCAAAGATTGATTGGGACAACCTGCACTTAGAAGAGAAGAAAAATGGTGAAGGAGAAGAggagccgccgcctgagTCAGACGAAGAAGATCTGGGCGACTATGAggacgaagatgatgatgatTACGCCCAAAACTACTTCGATAATGGTGAAGATGACGATGATATGGATGCGGACGGGGGTGACGAGGCAGCATTTGACTAA
- a CDS encoding stress-induced-phosphoprotein 1, which translates to MEDSAISLHRGDMSVAELKAQGNASFAAKDYASAIQHYTSAIEAAKSTGEKDGVHVLYSNRSASYAGMKDWEAALKDAEETISLNPSFAKGYGRKGSALHGKRMYDEAITAYQKGLEACPDDAGLKKGLADVERASQESMGTNDPASSIGNLFRDPQMFDKLSKNPSTKDLLSDQAFVQQLKDLQSGKTNPMMAMQDQRMIQVMGALIGVDMKAFERPSDSDDAQPPREQPAPKPSTAPPKEEPKMEPEPVDPAVAEAEKEKKIGNEHYLKRDFDVAIQHYQKAWDLHHDITYLNNLGAVYFEKGELDTCIQTCEKAVEEGRAMLADYKLVAKAFGRIGTAYLKKDDLEQAITYFEKSLTEHRTPEILNKLRQTEKEQKERARQAYIDPVKAEEERNRGNTLYKEGDFPGSVQAYTESIKRNPSDPRGYTNRASAYTKLAALPEALKDANEAINVDPKFVKAYIRKCNVLFSMKEFTKALEAAQTASDIDSESEGGAQHQREIQGLLNKCMNALYAQRSDETDEQTLERAMRDPEVAGIMQDPVMQSILQQAQSNPAALQDHMKNPGIRAKIQKLVAAGIIRTR; encoded by the coding sequence ATGGAAGACAGTGCCATATCATTGCATCGAGGAGACATGTCTGTTGCAGAGCTCAAGGCGCAAGGAAACGCAAGCTTTGCCGCAAAAGACTATGCGTCTGCTATCCAGCATTACACGAGTGCCATCGAAGCTGCCAAGAGCACTGGCGAGAAGGATGGTGTGCATGTGTTGTACTCTAACCGCAGCGCCAGCTACGCTGGCATGAAGGATTGGGAGGCTGCTCTGAAAGATGCTGAAGAAACCATTTCCCTTAATCCCTCGTTCGCAAAGGGTTACGGACGCAAGGGAAGTGCGTTGCACGGCAAACGAATGTACGATGAAGCCATTACAGCCTACCAGAAGGGCCTGGAGGCATGTCCAGATGACGCTGGCTTGAAGAAAGGTCTCGCTGATGTGGAACGTGCGAGTCAGGAAAGTATGGGTACGAATGACCCTGCCTCTTCGATTGGCAACCTGTTCCGTGATCCTCAAATGTTTGACAAGCTGTCCAAGAACCCATCGACCAAGGACCTGCTCAGTGATCAGGCctttgtgcagcagctcaaggaTTTGCAAAGTGGCAAGACAAACCCAATGATGGCCATGCAAGATCAACGCATGATCCAGGTGATGGGTGCTTTAATTGGTGTGGATATGAAGGCGTTTGAGCGCCCATCTGACTCTGACGACGCTCAGCCACCAAGAGAACAGCCGGCACCCAAGCCGTCAACTGCCCCCCCTAAGGAAGAGCCGAAAATGGAACCTGAGCCGGTAGACCCTGCCGTGGCTGAAGCTGAAAAAGAAAAGAAGATCGGTAATGAGCATTACCTAAAGCGCGACTTTGACGTGGCCATCCAACACTACCAAAAGGCATGGGATCTGCATCACGATATCACCTACCTGAACAATTTGGGTGCCGTCTACTTCGAAAAAGGCGAGTTGGACACTTGCATCCAGACTTGCGAAAAGGCCGTTGAAGAAGGCCGTGCGATGTTGGCGGACTACAAGCTGGTCGCCAAGGCGTTTGGTCGTATTGGTACCGCATATCTGAAGAAAGATGACCTTGAGCAGGCTATCACGTACTTTGAGAAATCATTGACCGAGCACCGGACCCCTGAAATTCTCAACAAGCTCCGTCAAACGGAGAAGGAACAGAAGGAACGCGCTCGCCAAGCATACATCGATCCTGTCAAGGCGGAGGAAGAGCGCAACCGAGGTAACACTCTGTACAAAGAGGGCGATTTCCCAGGTTCAGTGCAGGCATACACAGAGTCCATTAAACGCAACCCATCTGACCCCCGTGGCTATACCAACCGTGCGTCTGCTTACACCAAGCTTGCGGCCTTGCCAGAGGCTCTAAAGGATGCTAACGAGGCTATTAATGTCGACCCCAAGTTCGTCAAGGCCTACATCCGGAAGTGTAACGTTCTTTTCTCTATGAAAGAATTTACTAAGGCTTTGGAGGCTGCCCAAACCGCTAGTGATATCGACAGCGAAAGCGAAGGTGGCGCGCAACACCAACGTGAGATTCAAGGACTTCTGAATAAGTGCATGAATGCTCTGTATGCTCAACGTTCTGATGAGACGGATGAACAAACGCttgagcgtgccatgcgcgacCCTGAAGTGGCTGGTATCATGCAGGATCCTGTTATGCAGTCGATCCTCCAACAGGCACAATCAAACCCCGCAGCCCTGCAAGATCATATGAAGAACCCAGGTATCCGTGCCAAGATCCAAAAGCTGGTTGCTGCTGGTATCATCCGCACTCGTTAG
- a CDS encoding cleavage stimulation factor subunit 3, whose protein sequence is MQASSAERQAYEHAVSQEPRIPGPWMELMAYVRQSGDLNDICDVYDRFLEHFPQASAQWIEYVNLALSQSNFDQADAIFVRCLRSTLSMDLWKVYLAYVRRVHPLPPFTGEENSPRDQTRRILEASYEYALKHIGWDRESGPIWQDYIQLVREREARGAWQEGQKMDQLRRIYQRAVSTPMNHIEAIWKEYDAYENSLNKLTAKKFLAEHSPAYMQARAVLGEMKPLTDGLVRPSLPTPPSWIVPNSRAAPQKEHASYEAWHAYLAWEQTNPLALQDHGAWQHRVLCAYKKATMYIRFDAVVWYMAAHFCRTIQRENDMLVWLRDGIDACPWSILLRFTYADISTRLGRFSDATAALDDLVDYAQAQVDKRLSALADAKARIDEHMATERKQRLDKRAQLDSVPDDDDGDKAELADIERRVQEERDQQYQQLEKEAEATISVWRDAVSQVWIKYMQFVRRSEGIRAARQIFSRARKSKHCSWQVYEASAMLEYHCAKEALVATKVFELALKTFGPDEHLVVRYLDFLLSVNDDANARAVLERTVSSLPPERARIVWDRWATYEYNYGDASGIARLETRMSDLYPGRPAVQSAAHKLQYRTLDWVRAHELGMEVSTTKPKESKRKAESRSSAPEVSAPEPTKTSDSKADAPSSGGRTMEDIRRSLATSAEPVKRTRGKSEEKSTKKSKSTVHDAPRKGARDTPPPSSSSLAPPPVPTIPDAILYFMSLLPHAMTYDGPPIPPEAIFECLARSRLPLLPDARKAVAKRRP, encoded by the coding sequence ATGCAGGCATCTAGCGCCGAGCGGCAGGCGTATGAGCACGCAGTATCGCAAGAGCCACGCATTCCAGGGCCATGGATGGAACTTATGGCCTATGTGCGACAGAGCGGTGATCTGAACGACATATGCGATGTGTATGACCGCTTCTTGGAGCATTTTCCTCAGGCGAGTGCACAGTGGATCGAGTATGTGAACTTGGCCTTGTCACAGTCGAATTTTGACCAGGCGGACGCAATTTTTGTTCGATGCCTGCGCTCGACTCTGTCTATGGACTTATGGAAAGTATACCTTGCCTACGTCCGTCGTGTCCATCCTCTTCCGCCGTTCACGGGAGAGGAAAATAGCCCGCGTGACCAAACTCGGCGCATTCTGGAAGCATCGTACGAGTATGCGTTGAAACATATTGGATGGGACCGTGAGAGTGGACCCATTTGGCAGGACTACATTCAACTGGttcgcgagcgcgaagcgcgaggGGCATGGCAAGAGGGACAAAAGATGGATCAGCTACGAAGGATATACCAGCGTGCTGTTTCTACGCCAATGAATCACATCGAGGCGATCTGGAAAGAATACGATGCCTATGAAAATTCTCTCAACAAACTTACGGCGAAAAAGTTCTTGGCAGAGCACTCTCCGGCGTACATGCAGGCGCGTGCAGTGCTGGGAGAAATGAAGCCGCTCACGGATGGGCTTGTGCGCCCATCGCTCCCGACGCCGCCCAGTTGGATTGTGCCTAACTCGCGTGCTGCACCACAGAAGGAGCATGCTTCCTATgaggcatggcatgcgTATCTCGCGTGGGAGCAGACGAATCCGCTAGCTCTGCAAGATCATGGAGCGTGGCAGCACCGTGTCTTGTGTGCGTACAAAAAAGCCACCATGTACATACGCTTCGATGCTGTGGTCTGGTATATGGCTGCGCATTTCTGCCGGACGATCCAGCGGGAGAATGATATGCTTGTATGGCTTCGAGATGGGATTGATGCGTGTCCATGGAGTATTCTGTTGCGTTTTACGTACGCTGATATCAGCACCAGATTGGGTCGGTTCTCAGATGCCACTGCTGCTCTGGATGACCTAGTGGACTACGCGCAGGCTCAAGTGGATAAGCGTCTTAGCGCGCTGGCAGACGCCAAGGCCCGCATTGATGAGCACATGGCCACGGAGCGGAAGCAGCGCCTTGAcaagcgagcgcagctcgacTCTGTGCCtgacgatgatgatggcgaCAAGGCTGAGCTTGCAGATATTGAACGCCGTGTGCAGGAGGAGCGAGACCAACAATACCAGCAGCTTGAAAAGGAGGCGGAGGCCACTATCTCGGTCTGGCGCGATGCTGTGAGCCAGGTATGGATCAAGTATATGCAGTTTGTACGTCGATCAGAGGGTAtacgtgccgcgcgccaAATTTTTTCGCGTGCGCGCAAGTCGAAACACTGTTCGTGGCAAGTGTACGAGGCTAGTGCCATGCTCGAGTATCACTGTGCgaaagaggcgctcgtcgcgacCAAGGTATTTGAGCTGGCGCTCAAGACTTTTGGTCCGGATGAGCACCTCGTAGTGCGGTACCTGGACTTTTTGTTGTCTGTCAATGACGATGCCAATGCTCGTGCAGTCTTGGAGCGGACGGTGAGCAGTCTGCCGCCTGAGCGAGCGCGGATTGTGTGGGATCGCTGGGCAACGTACGAATACAACTATGGTGATGCTAGTGGTATAGCGCGTCTCGAGACTCGCATGTCTGACCTGTACCCTGGTCGCCCAGCGGTCCAGAGCGCGGCTCACAAGTTGCAGTATCGCACCCTGGACTGGGTCCGTGCACACGAGCTGGGTATGGAAGTATCGACGACGAAGCCCAAGGAGTCAAAACGCAAGGCAGAATCGCGCTCATCTGCGCCCGAAGTGTCCGCGCCCGAGCCAACCAAAACGAGCGACAGCAAAGCAGATGCCCCGAGTAGTGGTGGTCGGACCATGGAGGACATTCGTCGCTCCCTCGCAACCTCTGCCGAGCCCGTCAAGCGTACGCGTGGCAAGTCGGAAGAAAAGTCGACGAAAAAGTCAAAGAGTACTGTTCATGATGCACCTCGCaaaggcgctcgagacacgccgcctccgtcgtcttcgtcgcTCGCACCTCCGCCCGTGCCCACGATACCAGATGCGATTTTGTACTTTATGAGTTTGCTACCGCATGCTATGACGTACGATGGACCTCCTATCCCTCCCGAGGCTATATTCGAAtgcttggcacgcagcaGGCTCCCACTGCTACCCGACGCCCGAAAGGCCGTCGCGAAGCGCCGTCCATAG